The following proteins are encoded in a genomic region of Takifugu rubripes chromosome 9, fTakRub1.2, whole genome shotgun sequence:
- the LOC115251054 gene encoding lymphoid enhancer-binding factor 1-like isoform X1, whose amino-acid sequence MNELGLIRVFANSSRPASPSFTDLLSVQSGEFDNFLHQEAVSYMTEYNTQREIVFYPGDNQLDPWNEGEYLYQLVGGDSAPPFGSTAASHAYNDPTAMMFPGVLEQKPNFLADLFEADLSTFPTLPSTFSAPPPVPPAPYTPHYHQQDSSSGESKRTNRLQKKEIYIKKPLNAFMLFMKDKRSTVRSSIRVQGSGAVNAFLGSVWKSLSREEQQKYFEEAEKQRILHQQQYPGWSTRDNYGKMRGKTHKKKLEVGDDTDAESSESEAEESPPSKWMMMTPKYMEKLKASKSRTLRTKSHFQMNLRSRQPPNYQNST is encoded by the exons ATGAACGAACTTGGGCTGATCCGTGTGTTTGCTAATAGCAGCAGGCCTGCTTCTCCCTCATTTACTGACTTACTGTCGGTCCAGTCGGGGGAATTTGATAACTTTCTCCACCAGGAAGCAGTTTCCTACATGACTGAGTACAACACACAGAGGGAAATCGTCTTCTATCCAGGGGACAATCAGCTGGACCCCTGGAATGAGGGAGAG TACCTGTACCAGCTTGTAGGTGGAGACTCTGCACCGCCTTTTGGCTCCACAGCAGCTTCACACGCA TACAATGATCCTACAGCCATGATGTTCCCTGGAGTCCTGGAGCAGAAACCCAATTTTCTAGCAGACCT GTTTGAAGCAGATTTATCGACCTTTCCGACCTTACCTTCAactttctctgctcctcctcctgttcctcctgctccttatACTCCTCATTATCATCAACAGGACAGCAGTTCAGG AGAGAGTAAAAGGACCAACCGGCTCCAAAAGAAGGAGATTTACATCAAGAAGCCTCTGAATGCCTTCATGCTCTTCATGAAGGACAAGAGGTCCACTGTGAGATCTTCCATCAGAGTTCAAGGCAGCGGTGCTGTCAATGCTTTCCTGGGATCAGTG TGGAAATCTCTGAGTAGAGAGGAACAGCAGAAATATTTTGAGGAGGCCGAGAAGCAGAGAAtcctgcaccagcagcagtaccCTGGCTGGTCTACCAGGGACAACTAT gggaaaatgaggggaaaaaccCATAAGAAAAAACTGGAGGTCGGAGATGATACTGATG CAGAATCGTCTGAGTCTGAGGCGGAAGAATCTCCTCCATCCAAGTGGATGATGATGACGCCCAAATATATGGAGAAATTAAAGGCCTCCAAAAGCAGAACACTGAGGACCAAAAGTCACTTTCAGATGAACCTGAGATCCCGCCAACCTCCCAACTATCAAAACTCCACTTAG
- the LOC115251054 gene encoding lymphoid enhancer-binding factor 1-like isoform X2 yields MNELGLIRVFANSSRPASPSFTDLLSVQSGEFDNFLHQEAVSYMTEYNTQREIVFYPGDNQLDPWNEGEYLYQLVGGDSAPPFGSTAASHAYNDPTAMMFPGVLEQKPNFLADLFEADLSTFPTLPSTFSAPPPVPPAPYTPHYHQQDSSSGESKRTNRLQKKEIYIKKPLNAFMLFMKDKRSTVRSSIRVQGSGAVNAFLGSVWKSLSREEQQKYFEEAEKQRILHQQQYPGWSTRDNYGKMRGKTHKKKLEVGDDTDESSESEAEESPPSKWMMMTPKYMEKLKASKSRTLRTKSHFQMNLRSRQPPNYQNST; encoded by the exons ATGAACGAACTTGGGCTGATCCGTGTGTTTGCTAATAGCAGCAGGCCTGCTTCTCCCTCATTTACTGACTTACTGTCGGTCCAGTCGGGGGAATTTGATAACTTTCTCCACCAGGAAGCAGTTTCCTACATGACTGAGTACAACACACAGAGGGAAATCGTCTTCTATCCAGGGGACAATCAGCTGGACCCCTGGAATGAGGGAGAG TACCTGTACCAGCTTGTAGGTGGAGACTCTGCACCGCCTTTTGGCTCCACAGCAGCTTCACACGCA TACAATGATCCTACAGCCATGATGTTCCCTGGAGTCCTGGAGCAGAAACCCAATTTTCTAGCAGACCT GTTTGAAGCAGATTTATCGACCTTTCCGACCTTACCTTCAactttctctgctcctcctcctgttcctcctgctccttatACTCCTCATTATCATCAACAGGACAGCAGTTCAGG AGAGAGTAAAAGGACCAACCGGCTCCAAAAGAAGGAGATTTACATCAAGAAGCCTCTGAATGCCTTCATGCTCTTCATGAAGGACAAGAGGTCCACTGTGAGATCTTCCATCAGAGTTCAAGGCAGCGGTGCTGTCAATGCTTTCCTGGGATCAGTG TGGAAATCTCTGAGTAGAGAGGAACAGCAGAAATATTTTGAGGAGGCCGAGAAGCAGAGAAtcctgcaccagcagcagtaccCTGGCTGGTCTACCAGGGACAACTAT gggaaaatgaggggaaaaaccCATAAGAAAAAACTGGAGGTCGGAGATGATACTGATG AATCGTCTGAGTCTGAGGCGGAAGAATCTCCTCCATCCAAGTGGATGATGATGACGCCCAAATATATGGAGAAATTAAAGGCCTCCAAAAGCAGAACACTGAGGACCAAAAGTCACTTTCAGATGAACCTGAGATCCCGCCAACCTCCCAACTATCAAAACTCCACTTAG
- the LOC115251054 gene encoding lymphoid enhancer-binding factor 1-like isoform X3, with protein MTEYNTQREIVFYPGDNQLDPWNEGEYLYQLVGGDSAPPFGSTAASHAYNDPTAMMFPGVLEQKPNFLADLFEADLSTFPTLPSTFSAPPPVPPAPYTPHYHQQDSSSGESKRTNRLQKKEIYIKKPLNAFMLFMKDKRSTVRSSIRVQGSGAVNAFLGSVWKSLSREEQQKYFEEAEKQRILHQQQYPGWSTRDNYGKMRGKTHKKKLEVGDDTDAESSESEAEESPPSKWMMMTPKYMEKLKASKSRTLRTKSHFQMNLRSRQPPNYQNST; from the exons ATGACTGAGTACAACACACAGAGGGAAATCGTCTTCTATCCAGGGGACAATCAGCTGGACCCCTGGAATGAGGGAGAG TACCTGTACCAGCTTGTAGGTGGAGACTCTGCACCGCCTTTTGGCTCCACAGCAGCTTCACACGCA TACAATGATCCTACAGCCATGATGTTCCCTGGAGTCCTGGAGCAGAAACCCAATTTTCTAGCAGACCT GTTTGAAGCAGATTTATCGACCTTTCCGACCTTACCTTCAactttctctgctcctcctcctgttcctcctgctccttatACTCCTCATTATCATCAACAGGACAGCAGTTCAGG AGAGAGTAAAAGGACCAACCGGCTCCAAAAGAAGGAGATTTACATCAAGAAGCCTCTGAATGCCTTCATGCTCTTCATGAAGGACAAGAGGTCCACTGTGAGATCTTCCATCAGAGTTCAAGGCAGCGGTGCTGTCAATGCTTTCCTGGGATCAGTG TGGAAATCTCTGAGTAGAGAGGAACAGCAGAAATATTTTGAGGAGGCCGAGAAGCAGAGAAtcctgcaccagcagcagtaccCTGGCTGGTCTACCAGGGACAACTAT gggaaaatgaggggaaaaaccCATAAGAAAAAACTGGAGGTCGGAGATGATACTGATG CAGAATCGTCTGAGTCTGAGGCGGAAGAATCTCCTCCATCCAAGTGGATGATGATGACGCCCAAATATATGGAGAAATTAAAGGCCTCCAAAAGCAGAACACTGAGGACCAAAAGTCACTTTCAGATGAACCTGAGATCCCGCCAACCTCCCAACTATCAAAACTCCACTTAG